In Aristaeella hokkaidonensis, the following are encoded in one genomic region:
- a CDS encoding GNAT family N-acetyltransferase, producing MIREATIHDAARTAEIDVISSRYAYQNILSEELLKDLTVESRVPVHTRWIAEKRFDMYVYEDPDTGIVKAMMGIGMNEDEDKENAFELHFIYVDPAYVRQGIGSEMIRFFEEKGKEKGCREFVIWVLEENEMGRNCYEKNHYHFDGRDKIFKRWGKREIRYVKTI from the coding sequence ATGATTCGTGAGGCCACCATTCATGATGCTGCCCGGACTGCTGAGATTGACGTCATCAGCAGCCGGTATGCTTATCAGAATATTCTTTCGGAAGAACTCTTAAAAGACTTAACCGTGGAGAGCCGCGTCCCGGTCCACACCCGCTGGATTGCTGAAAAGCGGTTTGATATGTACGTGTACGAAGACCCTGATACCGGGATCGTCAAGGCCATGATGGGCATCGGCATGAATGAGGATGAGGATAAGGAAAACGCCTTTGAACTCCATTTCATTTATGTCGATCCCGCCTATGTAAGACAGGGCATCGGTTCCGAGATGATCCGCTTCTTTGAGGAAAAAGGCAAGGAAAAAGGCTGCAGGGAGTTTGTGATCTGGGTCCTGGAAGAAAACGAAATGGGCCGGAACTGCTATGAAAAGAACCACTACCATTTCGACGGCAGGGACAAGATCTTCAAGCGCTGGGGCAAGCGTGAAATCAGATACGTAAAAACCATCTGA
- a CDS encoding GNAT family N-acetyltransferase, producing the protein MQKKQNVKITLAPLTGEDREQFILDNQRAFKYGAMEEFGLRDDHYEEDGEIISRQTIENCIDNGTAYRIRENGRNIGGVVLKIDEKTRHNHLDLLFVSPDAHSKGVGYAAWQEVERLYPETRVWETCTPYFETRNIHFYVNKCGFHIVEFFNCRHPDPHDPETGEEETYEEGGGMFRFEKQMPGR; encoded by the coding sequence ATGCAAAAGAAACAGAATGTAAAAATCACCCTGGCGCCGCTTACCGGCGAAGACCGGGAGCAGTTCATCCTGGACAACCAGCGGGCCTTCAAATACGGAGCCATGGAAGAATTCGGACTCCGTGACGATCACTATGAAGAAGACGGCGAAATCATTTCCCGCCAGACCATTGAGAACTGCATTGACAACGGCACTGCCTACCGCATCCGGGAGAACGGGCGGAACATCGGCGGGGTTGTGCTGAAGATTGACGAAAAGACCCGGCATAACCACCTGGACCTGCTGTTTGTCTCCCCGGACGCCCACAGCAAGGGCGTAGGATACGCCGCCTGGCAGGAAGTGGAACGCCTTTATCCGGAAACCCGGGTCTGGGAAACCTGCACGCCGTATTTTGAAACGCGGAACATCCATTTCTATGTCAACAAATGCGGATTCCATATCGTTGAGTTTTTCAACTGCAGACACCCTGATCCGCATGACCCGGAAACCGGTGAGGAAGAAACCTATGAAGAGGGCGGCGGCATGTTCCGGTTTGAAAAACAAATGCCCGGCCGGTGA
- a CDS encoding RNA polymerase sigma factor → MRTEELLEHADYLLGVAAGKCDSWDDAQDLVQAALLEGLLAIRKGKQIDNARNWLVTVLNRRFYDMLRSKYRKPLVFCGVDYALARDTVEAPDLPEAGDLTEEENLRRLVARMTKQYREVLTRHYFRGQGVREIAEKLSLPENTVKSRLRLGRDILRKDLTMEKYQKQSFEPETLWMATTGIPGLEDEPYTLVKDDKIAMNLLILAYEKPVTLPELADAIGISTAYVEPIVERLVDGDLMKRTGDKVFTDFVIYTEEDRLSSLELQKALAAELFESIWQQVEEGLNTLRGTKYYQEQNASARLKLEGYFALRSVYMSVLRARDKVAGLLSIKEYPDRKNGGKWYAMGNRYPADYDYDHSPYALYNISGEASRMIEHLPGAKYVVLCDYDVDDEILGKAHRVYQEAVDSPESAEFVMKLLYAVYRDDESLLSGIPGKMLENVDIFLNLDFLERSPEGKLKLKVPVLNEEDRNAFFGLTNEYAEKLLASFRGDYNRMFHNPVEVPKHLQSDVPGFLRYLNTCCYFPTALLYEARTRGRFLKGCTGPVPAVLMVVAEE, encoded by the coding sequence ATGAGAACGGAAGAATTACTGGAACACGCAGATTACCTGCTGGGCGTAGCGGCCGGCAAGTGCGATTCCTGGGATGACGCCCAGGACCTGGTGCAGGCTGCGCTTCTGGAAGGTCTTCTGGCTATCCGGAAAGGAAAGCAGATCGACAATGCCCGGAACTGGCTTGTCACGGTGCTGAACCGGCGCTTTTATGACATGCTGCGCAGTAAATACCGGAAGCCTCTGGTGTTCTGCGGCGTGGACTATGCCCTGGCCCGCGATACTGTCGAGGCTCCGGATCTTCCGGAGGCCGGAGACCTGACGGAAGAGGAAAACCTCCGCCGCCTGGTCGCGCGCATGACGAAGCAGTACCGGGAAGTGCTGACGCGGCATTATTTCCGGGGACAGGGCGTCCGGGAAATCGCGGAAAAGCTTTCCCTCCCGGAAAACACCGTCAAAAGCCGCCTTCGCCTTGGCAGGGACATACTGAGAAAGGATTTAACCATGGAAAAATATCAAAAGCAAAGCTTTGAGCCGGAGACTCTGTGGATGGCAACCACCGGGATTCCCGGATTAGAAGATGAACCGTACACCCTGGTCAAAGACGACAAAATCGCCATGAACCTCCTGATCCTGGCCTATGAAAAGCCGGTCACCCTGCCCGAGCTGGCGGACGCCATCGGCATCTCCACAGCCTATGTGGAACCCATTGTGGAGCGGCTGGTGGATGGAGATCTGATGAAGCGGACAGGCGACAAAGTCTTCACGGATTTCGTCATCTACACGGAGGAGGACCGCCTTTCCAGCCTGGAACTCCAGAAAGCGCTGGCGGCGGAACTCTTCGAAAGCATCTGGCAGCAGGTGGAGGAAGGCCTGAACACCCTGCGCGGCACAAAATACTACCAGGAACAGAATGCTTCCGCCCGCCTGAAGCTGGAAGGGTATTTCGCCCTCCGGTCCGTCTACATGTCTGTGCTGAGGGCGCGGGACAAAGTCGCCGGCCTGCTGTCCATCAAGGAGTATCCGGACCGGAAGAACGGCGGCAAATGGTATGCCATGGGCAACCGGTATCCCGCGGATTATGATTATGATCACAGCCCCTATGCCCTGTATAACATCAGCGGCGAAGCGAGCAGAATGATCGAGCATCTCCCGGGAGCCAAGTACGTCGTGCTCTGTGATTATGACGTGGACGACGAAATCCTGGGCAAAGCGCACCGGGTCTATCAGGAAGCGGTGGATTCTCCCGAGTCGGCAGAATTTGTGATGAAGCTCCTGTATGCCGTCTACCGAGACGATGAAAGCCTGCTTTCCGGCATTCCCGGAAAGATGCTGGAAAACGTGGATATCTTCCTGAACCTGGATTTCCTGGAGCGGTCTCCCGAAGGAAAACTGAAACTGAAGGTTCCTGTCCTGAATGAAGAGGACCGGAACGCCTTCTTCGGCCTGACGAATGAATACGCGGAGAAGCTGCTGGCTTCCTTCCGCGGGGACTATAACAGAATGTTCCACAATCCCGTGGAGGTTCCAAAGCACCTCCAAAGCGACGTGCCGGGCTTCCTCCGCTACCTGAACACCTGCTGCTACTTCCCCACCGCCCTGCTCTATGAAGCCCGGACCCGCGGCCGCTTCCTGAAAGGCTGCACCGGCCCCGTCCCCGCCGTGCTGATGGTCGTCGCAGAGGAGTAA
- a CDS encoding serine hydrolase domain-containing protein yields the protein MEAEMNKEEFFRFVAESTGNESNICQIYAIKDGRTAYEASWRGFTTEDPVNVNSVTKGVMALLAGIAVDKGFIKSLDEKIIGFFPDYQVKKGEKTIYDVTLKHLLTMTAPYKGKSEPWKKVCTSDDWTKAALDFLGGRKGITGEFRYATLGIQILAGIIERATGEKCINFANRNLFLPLGIPEHTLHGDSSKEDQFDFFMNKGPRKNEWYSDPQDTVTAGWGLCLTGRDLAKLGDLVLHEGQYGGKQIVSDTWIRQMTTPYLKLGQMFGNMEYGYLWYKPYENRSVYAAIGDCGNIIYVNKECNTAVGITGTFKPRIFDRVEFIEKQVLPLIV from the coding sequence ATGGAGGCTGAAATGAACAAGGAAGAGTTTTTCAGGTTCGTTGCCGAAAGCACGGGAAACGAAAGCAACATCTGCCAGATTTATGCGATCAAAGACGGCCGGACTGCCTATGAAGCCAGCTGGCGCGGCTTTACGACAGAGGATCCCGTCAACGTCAATTCCGTGACCAAGGGCGTCATGGCTTTACTGGCCGGAATCGCGGTTGACAAGGGCTTTATCAAAAGCCTTGATGAGAAGATCATCGGTTTCTTTCCGGATTACCAGGTGAAAAAGGGCGAGAAAACCATCTACGACGTTACGCTGAAGCACCTGCTCACCATGACGGCGCCATATAAGGGAAAATCCGAGCCCTGGAAAAAAGTATGCACCTCGGATGACTGGACAAAAGCGGCGCTGGATTTCCTGGGCGGCCGCAAAGGCATCACCGGGGAATTCAGGTATGCCACTCTCGGCATCCAGATCCTGGCCGGGATCATTGAACGCGCCACAGGAGAAAAGTGTATCAATTTTGCCAACAGGAACCTGTTCCTTCCCCTGGGGATTCCCGAACACACGCTCCATGGGGACAGCAGCAAGGAAGACCAGTTCGACTTTTTCATGAACAAGGGTCCCCGGAAAAACGAGTGGTATTCGGACCCGCAGGATACGGTGACCGCCGGCTGGGGGCTTTGCCTGACCGGAAGGGATCTGGCAAAGCTCGGCGACCTGGTTCTGCACGAAGGACAATATGGCGGAAAACAGATTGTCTCAGATACCTGGATCCGGCAGATGACCACGCCGTATCTCAAGCTCGGACAGATGTTCGGCAACATGGAATACGGATATTTATGGTATAAGCCTTATGAGAACAGATCCGTATATGCCGCCATCGGCGACTGCGGAAACATTATCTATGTAAACAAAGAGTGCAATACCGCCGTAGGCATAACCGGCACATTCAAGCCCCGGATATTCGACAGGGTAGAGTTCATCGAGAAGCAGGTGCTTCCGCTGATTGTATAA
- a CDS encoding phage head-tail adapter protein, whose amino-acid sequence MNKQWSDLNKEMQAQIKKEATWPEGLRTLAGLRDQLMDTLYTLKEELTREDFNAIPFINSDGYHSKTIAYSIWHIFRIEDIVAHTLIAGDDQVFFSGNYQQRIHSPIITTGNELVKEQIADFSKQLDLDELYAYIAEVKAGTEKILEDLPYSILKQKPSEERKEILKSLKTVSTDEAAYWLIDYWCGKDIRGLIQMPFSRHWIMHIEAALRIRDKIRRE is encoded by the coding sequence ATGAATAAACAGTGGTCTGACCTGAACAAGGAAATGCAGGCACAAATCAAAAAAGAAGCCACCTGGCCGGAGGGGCTCCGGACGCTTGCCGGCCTGCGCGATCAGCTCATGGATACTCTTTATACGCTGAAAGAAGAGCTGACCCGGGAGGATTTCAACGCCATTCCCTTTATCAATTCTGACGGGTACCACAGCAAAACCATCGCCTACTCCATCTGGCATATTTTCCGGATTGAGGACATTGTGGCCCATACCCTGATCGCCGGGGATGACCAGGTTTTCTTCTCCGGAAACTACCAGCAGCGAATCCACTCCCCCATCATTACCACCGGCAATGAGCTTGTGAAAGAGCAGATCGCCGATTTTTCAAAACAGCTGGACCTGGATGAACTGTACGCCTATATCGCGGAAGTGAAAGCCGGTACAGAGAAGATCCTTGAGGATCTGCCGTACAGTATACTGAAACAGAAGCCTTCGGAAGAAAGGAAAGAAATCCTGAAATCATTGAAAACCGTCAGCACGGATGAAGCGGCATACTGGCTGATTGACTACTGGTGCGGGAAGGATATCCGGGGGCTGATCCAGATGCCTTTTTCCCGGCACTGGATCATGCATATCGAGGCCGCCCTGCGGATCAGGGACAAAATACGGAGGGAGTAA